CGCGGGCCCGGTAGGCGAAGACGAAGTTAGACTCGAGCGCGACAGCCAAGTGGTTGCGGAGCAGCCTAGTATAGGGCCCGCTGAGCACAATGCCGAGGGTGAGCGCGGGCAGCACTAGGTGGGCGAGCGCACTACGGAGCGCCTCAGCGTTGCCCGTGAGTACGGAGTCGAGCACATAGAGGCCAGTTATCTCGTGCAGCTCTACCCCTGGGTCTATGCGGCCACTCACCGGGAGCCAGCCAAGCCATATGGCGAACACGAGCTGGAGCAGTAGACCCAGCCACGGGATGAAGAGCGTGTACGAGACAGCACCGTAGATGCGCAACGCGGTGTCGAGCCTCGTGTCGCGCCGTAGGCCGGCCAGCATGCCTGTTGTAAGCCCTATCGCAAGGCTAACCAGCATACCAGCCACGGCTAGCTCTATCGTGGCTGGTAGCCTCTCAGTAATGTCAGCGGCTATAGGCCTCCCGCGGATGACGAGGCTCGTGCCAAAGTCGCCGTGGAGCACGCCCAGGAGGTAGTCTATGTACTGCGCGTAGAGGGGCTTGTCGAGCCCCAGCTGCCTCCTCATCTCCACAAGCTGCTCCTCGGGTATATTCTTGGTGCCGAGCGCAGCCGCTATAGGGTCGCCGGGCAACACCCGGAGTATGAAGAACGTGACCGTGTAGAGTATGAGCACAGTAGGTATAATCAATGCAGCACGCACAGCTATGTAGCGTAGCAGCCCCATGGAGCCTCGGCGCCTCCGCCCTAATGGACTAGCAGCATCCCCTCGAGCAGGCCTCGTCCACGGCAAGTACGTGGCGCAAGAATGGGGGTAATTATAGGCACGGTGCCGGAGTCGTGGGGCCTCAGGTCCTGCCGGGATCCCCACTCGTCTTGTCGGTGGTGAGACTATAGTCTTCACAGGCCCCCAGGGAGCATCCGGCCCCGAGGTGTCCCTAAATGGTCTAGGGGGCTCACAGAGCGCACTTCACTACCATGCTCTAGACACATAGATAACCGGGCTATAGCCCCGATGATAGCCGGGGGTGTCCAGGGCTCCTTGGCTGGATACAGGGCGCCCGTAGCGCTAACCATCGCGGGGAGCGACTCGGGTGGAGGCGCCGGGATAGAAGCCGACCTCAAGACGTTCGCAGCCCTCGGCGTCCACGGAGTGGTAGCAGTAACCAGTGTGACGGTGCAGAACACGCTCGGGGTCTACGCGGTACACGATGTACCGCCGGAGATAGTGGCCAAGCAGATCGAGGCAGTGGTAGAGGACATGGGTGTAGACGCTGCTAAGACCGGGATGCTGAGCAGCAGCGACATAGTAGCAACCGTGGCTGCCACGCTGAGGAGGTATGACTTCCCCCTAGTCGTAGACCCGGTAATGGCGGCTGAGAGCGGCGCCCAGCTCCTAAGTCAGGACGCCGTCGAGGCCCTACTGGAGGAGCTGGTCCCCCGGGCGACACTGGTCACGCCGAACCGGATGGAGGCTGAGAGGCTAACCGGGATAACCATTAGGAGCCTCGAGGACGCCAGGAGGGCGGCGCGGCTACTCGTAGAGGAGTACGGAGCAGAAGCGGCAATAGTCAAGGGGGGCCACCTAGGCGGCGACGAGAGCATAGATGTGCTGTACTACAGGGGTACGTACCGGGAGTACCGGGCCCCAAGGATAAGAGGCGGCTGTACCCACGGCACGGGCTGCTCCTTCTCAGCAGCCGTGGCGGCCGAGCTGGCGAAGGGCAGGGGGCTTGAGGAGGCCGTTGAGACAGCCAAGAAGCTCGTGACCATGGCGATAGAGTATGGGCTCCGGGTCGGCCGTGGCAGCTGCCCCGTAAACCCCTTAGCCTGGCTAGAGATCGATGCGTGGAAGTGGCGGGTGGTAAAGAATGTCGAGAAGGCCCTGGCCAGGCTCCTGGCCGGCGAGAGACTGGTGCTGCCCTATGCGCCCGAGGTAGGCATAAACATAGCCGAGGCCCTGCCGCTCCCCTACGCCCGCAGCGTAGACGATGTCGCTGGCGTGCTCGGCCGCGTAGTGAAGACCCCTCGGGGTCTACGCGCAGGGGGCCCCGTAGCCCTAGGCGCCTCGAACCACCTTGCAAGGCTAGTGCTAGCCGTTATGCGGTATGCTCCTTGGCTGAGATCGGTGGTAAACATAAGGTACTCGCCAGAGCTAGTAGAGGCGGCAGAAAGCCTGGGCTACAGGGTGGCCCGCGTAGACCGCGGCATGGAGCCGAGGGAGACCCGTAGAGCCGAGGGAGGCACCATGGAGTGGATAGCCAGGAGCGTGTTCAGCCAGAGGGTGGTCGACATAGTGTATGATGAGGGTGACTGGGGCAAAGAGCCGATGGTACGGGTCTTTGGCGAGAACGCTATCGCCGCCGTGGAGAAGCTCCTATCAGTGCTGGAGCGCGCCGGGCGCCGCTGAGCAGTATCGCGGCCCTCACGCTAGGTATGTCCTGCTGAACCTGGCTACGGCGAGCGCCGTGAAGACGCTGGTCACAGCGGCTAGCCCTAGCGCGTCTAGGGCTAGTGGTAGCGTGTGTACGCCGTACATGAGGCCCCGGGTGAGGTCTACAGCGTAGGTCAGCGGGTTCGCGTAGGCTAGCGCCTTTATCCAGCCCGGCAGCGGGTCTATGGGGTAGAAGACGCCGCTTAGGAACAGCATAGGCATCATAACCAGGTTGACCACCATGTGGAAGCCCTCCGGGCTCCTCATCGTGAGCGCTATGAGCGTGCCTATGCTGGCGGAGGCATAGGCCGCTACGAAGGCGGCTGCGAGGCCAGCGAGTATCCCCCGTGGGCTCGCGTAGCCAGCCGCCGCCGAGACTAGCAGTGCCATCAGGGCGCCCTGCACCATTGTGGCCAGTGTGTCCCCCGTTATGCGGCCTAGGAGTACAGCGCTACGCGGCGCGGGCGAGACTAGTATCTCCTTGAGGTAGCCGAACTCCCGGTCCCATATCACCCCCAGGCCGCTGCTGAAGCCGCCAGTGAAGACCGTCATCACGATTATGCCGGGCGCCAGGTACTCGAGGTAGCTAAGCCCGCCGAACAGCTGCGCAGCGGCAGGCCCTAGCCTGTTGAAGGCTGCACTCCACCCGTAGCCGAAGAATACTAGCCATATCAGCGGGAAGACCAGAGCGTTCGCGACCCTGCTACGGGCGCCTCGGAAGCGTAGCAGCTGCCGGTAAGCCATAGCAGCGAAGGCTTGTATCCAGCTCGGCGAGCTGTGCTTCACGCCCGTTTCACCTGCCGAGCCTTCTGCCCGTGTGTATGTGTAGACGCATGAAGTCCCGCCAGTCACCCTCCTCGTCGCGGAGGCTACGGCCTGTGAGCTTGACGAAGACGTCGTTGAGGCTAGGCCGGGTGTAGCGCACCTCTAGCACCTCTAGCCCAGCGGCCCGGGCGGCGTCGAGGATCTGGGGCACGAGCCGGGGCGCGTCGCGGGCCATGAGCACCACTGTCGGGCCGGAGACCGAGATGGACTCTCCGAGGCCTTTCTCGCGGAGCAGTCCGGCGAGCTTCTCAGCGGCCTCAGCGGCCTCGAGCGTGATGTACACGGTGTCGCCGCCTACTAGGCTCTTCAGCTCCTCCGGCGAGCCCTCCGCGATTATCCTGCCGTGGTCTATCACAGCTATCCGGTCGCAGAGCTTCTCGGCCTCGTCCATGTAGTGGGTTGTCAGGAACACTGTGACGCCTCTGCGGCGTAGCCCCTCTATGACCTCCCATACCTTCATCCGCGCCTGGGGATCGAGGCCGATAGTCGGCTCGTCTAGGAAGAGTACCTCTGGCTCGTTGAGCAGCGCCCGGGCTATCTCCAGGCGCCTTATCATGCCGCCACTGTAGCTCCGTAGAGGCCGGTGGGCGTGTTCGCGGAGCCCGACGAGCTCCAGCAGCTCCGGTATACGCTGCTCCACGGCGCGGCGGGGGAGCCCATAGATGAGCCCGTGTATCAACATGTTCTGCCACGCGGTGAGGTCGCGGTCCACGGTGGGCTCCTGGAACACCACGCCTATACGCTCCCGGACACGCTGAGGCTCACGGAGCACGTCGTAGCCGGCCACCAGGGCGCGGCCACCGCTAGGCCGTATCAGGGTGATAAGCATCCCTATCGTAGTGGTCTTCCCCGCGCCGTTAGGCCCGAGGAGCCCGTAGACAGTGCCGCGTTCTACGCGGAAACTTACGCCCCTTACGGCCTCGAACCCGTTGTAGCTCTTCCTCAGCTCCTCCGCGACGACGACATAGCCTCCCATGAACCCAGGCCCCTTCCGGCCTCACATCTACAGGCTAGCCTCTAGAGACGGCCTCTAAAACACATATCGGTAGCCGACGCATCGGCAGGGGAACCCTGGTCTACCGTGATACCAGGAGAGTACGGGAAGCCAAGCCAACCCCAGGGCTAACACGTCAAAGCGTAACACCACAGAGGATAGGACACTATACGGGGCCAGCAAGCCATGCAGCACAACATAGTACTCTACACGCCCAGCGTAGACCAGAGCATAGAGAGGCTGGTGGAGAGGCTCCAGAGGCTCGGCTACAGGGTGGAGCTACGCCGCACAGCAGACACGGGGGCGCCAGCGCTCGAGGGCCCCTTCGGGATAGTGAGGGGCTCAAAGAACATCAGCATCGTGGTACGGCAGCTAGAGCTGCTAGGCCGGCAGAGCCAGAGCAGCTAGCCCTTAACCTCCTCTTCGAGCTCTCTGATACGCTTGTCTACCTCCCTTATCTGCTCCTCTATCATCTTCTTCACTGTCTCGAGCCAGTGGCGCTGCGCCCTCAGGAGCTCTAGCTCAACCTCGGGGCTAGGCCTACCCCAAGGCCCCGGGAAGGGCGGTATAGCCCACAGCAGAGGCGGCGGGGGATAGTAAGCGGCGAGCTCGATGGGTGGCGGCGGAGGCTGCTCCCCTCCACTGGCTTCTCCCTGCCTGCCTCTCTTTCTCCCATGGCCCCAGCCGTAGCCGGAGCCCTGCCATCCCCACCAGGCCAAGACTAGACGCCATGTAGTACTCATACCTGGTGGACGAATATATTGCTACACCCGTGCAGCACGAGGCCCGCTACCGCGCGGGTCTTCCTCGGAGCCCGACCGGGCGGAGACACAGAGTTCTTACACCAGGTGGGCCGTAGCATGGCCCCTCGGGGGAGCAGCGGTGCCCGAGATAAAGTTGGTCCAGGGCTCCGAGAGGATAAGCCGTGTCGTCCTCCGCTCGGTCGTCGAGGCGGTGTGTCCTCTGACGGGGCTGGTCGACCGTTACGACGTGGCAGTAGAGTATGGCCCTGGCCCCGAGGGGCTCTACGTGGAGGCCTATAGCTTCCAAGAGTACTTGGAGAGCTTCCGCGGCAAGAAGATATACCAGGAGGACTTGGTGGCCAGGATAGCCCGTGACGTGTGCAAGGCGGTGCGGCCGAGATGGGTCCGCGTAACCCTAGTGGGGACCCATGGCTCCGTCGAGATAGAGACCGAGCATCGCCTAGACTGTGGCGAGGCCCAGGACTAGCCCTAGCGTCTAGGTCTTATATCAGGTCGGCAAGCCCTAGTATACTGGTGTAGTGCCTGTGGCAAAGGCTGTCATACTGGCCGGTGGGTTCGGGAAGAGGCTCCGCCCCCTGACTGAGGACCGGCCCAAGCCCCTAGTAGAGGTCGCGGGAAGGCCGATAATAGAGTGGCAGATACTCTGGCTCCGCAGCCACGGGATCCGCGACTTTGTGATACTCCTCGGCTACAAGTGGGAGCGGCTTGTAGAGCGGCTCGGTAGCGGCCAGAGGCTAGGCGTAAGGATAGCCTACGTGGTCGAGGACGAGCCCCTGGGGACCG
The window above is part of the Pyrodictium abyssi genome. Proteins encoded here:
- a CDS encoding ABC transporter permease: MKHSSPSWIQAFAAMAYRQLLRFRGARSRVANALVFPLIWLVFFGYGWSAAFNRLGPAAAQLFGGLSYLEYLAPGIIVMTVFTGGFSSGLGVIWDREFGYLKEILVSPAPRSAVLLGRITGDTLATMVQGALMALLVSAAAGYASPRGILAGLAAAFVAAYASASIGTLIALTMRSPEGFHMVVNLVMMPMLFLSGVFYPIDPLPGWIKALAYANPLTYAVDLTRGLMYGVHTLPLALDALGLAAVTSVFTALAVARFSRTYLA
- a CDS encoding ABC transporter permease — encoded protein: MGLLRYIAVRAALIIPTVLILYTVTFFILRVLPGDPIAAALGTKNIPEEQLVEMRRQLGLDKPLYAQYIDYLLGVLHGDFGTSLVIRGRPIAADITERLPATIELAVAGMLVSLAIGLTTGMLAGLRRDTRLDTALRIYGAVSYTLFIPWLGLLLQLVFAIWLGWLPVSGRIDPGVELHEITGLYVLDSVLTGNAEALRSALAHLVLPALTLGIVLSGPYTRLLRNHLAVALESNFVFAYRARGVREKRITWHAFRNAIIPVVTYAGLQFALLLGGAVLTETTFDWPGIGTYLVEKIQYRDYPAIQGVVIVFAFIVGLVSLVVDLLYALLDPRVRY
- a CDS encoding bifunctional hydroxymethylpyrimidine kinase/phosphomethylpyrimidine kinase, whose product is MAGYRAPVALTIAGSDSGGGAGIEADLKTFAALGVHGVVAVTSVTVQNTLGVYAVHDVPPEIVAKQIEAVVEDMGVDAAKTGMLSSSDIVATVAATLRRYDFPLVVDPVMAAESGAQLLSQDAVEALLEELVPRATLVTPNRMEAERLTGITIRSLEDARRAARLLVEEYGAEAAIVKGGHLGGDESIDVLYYRGTYREYRAPRIRGGCTHGTGCSFSAAVAAELAKGRGLEEAVETAKKLVTMAIEYGLRVGRGSCPVNPLAWLEIDAWKWRVVKNVEKALARLLAGERLVLPYAPEVGINIAEALPLPYARSVDDVAGVLGRVVKTPRGLRAGGPVALGASNHLARLVLAVMRYAPWLRSVVNIRYSPELVEAAESLGYRVARVDRGMEPRETRRAEGGTMEWIARSVFSQRVVDIVYDEGDWGKEPMVRVFGENAIAAVEKLLSVLERAGRR
- a CDS encoding ATP-binding cassette domain-containing protein encodes the protein MGGYVVVAEELRKSYNGFEAVRGVSFRVERGTVYGLLGPNGAGKTTTIGMLITLIRPSGGRALVAGYDVLREPQRVRERIGVVFQEPTVDRDLTAWQNMLIHGLIYGLPRRAVEQRIPELLELVGLREHAHRPLRSYSGGMIRRLEIARALLNEPEVLFLDEPTIGLDPQARMKVWEVIEGLRRRGVTVFLTTHYMDEAEKLCDRIAVIDHGRIIAEGSPEELKSLVGGDTVYITLEAAEAAEKLAGLLREKGLGESISVSGPTVVLMARDAPRLVPQILDAARAAGLEVLEVRYTRPSLNDVFVKLTGRSLRDEEGDWRDFMRLHIHTGRRLGR